ACTCATAAATATCCGGATTGATTCCCGCAATCGTAGCCATATAGACAATGGAACTAAAACCAGCTCCATGCCAGATGTTTAATACCACCAGAATAACAGGCCAATACTCCGGTGAAGACAGAAATTGTATCGGCTTAGCTCCGAACAAAGCTAGAATTTGATTAAGATAACCTCCATCCGTTGATACGAACGCCATAACAAACATGGCTACAACTGTCCATGATAAGAAGTGAGGGAAGATCATTACGGATTGCGTTATTTTCTTAAATCGCTTTCCTCCGATCTCCGTTACCATAATCGCGATTGCAACTGCAGCAATCATGTTAAAGATAATAAAGAGAATATTTAGAAACACCGTATTGAATACAATCCTTATCCAATCATTTGATTGAAAAAAGAACATGAAGTTTTTAAGTCCTACAAATTCACTTCCCATAATACCCTTGGCAGCTTTGAAATCCTGAAAGGCAATCACGATTCCTCCCATGGGCAAGTAAGCAAAAATAAAGAACCAAATCATTCCCGGTAGAGCCAATAGATAAAGGAATTTATTTTTTATTAACTCATAAACAAAGCTTCCGACAACGCCTCTTTTTTTAACTAACCGAATCCGCGTGTCACTTGCGTTCGCAACAATTTTCATTCATGCATATCCTCCTTCAGTCTGTGTACATCTGTTGATAGCTTTACTGTAATTTCAATTTGATGATTAAGAAAGCTCAAAAAAGCAATAAAAAGCTTAATATTACACTAATTCATGTGTTCAAAATCCCATTAATGGTTCAATTCATAAATAAACCCCTCTGCAAAAATGCAGAAGGGTTATCAAACTCATTTTATTCCATTATCGTTGTGCTACTTTTGCGGAAATGATCCGGAGATTTGCCACTGTATTTTTTAAACGAAATATAAAAGTACTTGGTATTACTAAACCCCACCATCTCACCAATTCGATTAGCCGGTAAATCTGTTGTTATTAGCAAATCCTTCGCCTTCTCGAAACGTACATCACTCAAAAATTGATTAATAGAGATTCCCATAATGTCCTTAAATACTTTTCTCATATAATTCACGGATAGTCCAGCTACTTCAACCATCATCTCAACCGTTAAATTGGCATCCTCGTAATTCTCTTGAATATAGTGCTTCAGCTTCTCAACGATTACGATATTCTTCTGTGAGGATTGTTTGTCTCTTGATTGAATGGCATTCTCACACAAGGCAATGAACCACTCTTCCACCTGCTCCAAGGTCTCTTTACTATTTAACTGCTGACTCAAGGATCCCATATCCATTTGCAAAGCAGCCTGATTGCCTGAGGACATAGATTTCGCCGTCCTTGTTACCGATAATAATAACTGATTCAGTAATAACATCATTTCATCAAACGTCGCAATTCGTATCAATTGAATATAGGTTGATAATAATTCATGCGTTCGTTCTATCTCACCTATCTTCATACTATCTGTAATTTGCTTTTCGGATGTAGCTGACAATGTACTAGATATCATATCTCTTCCAACTTCAATATCCACTGGAATAATGCACGCATGACCATAGGCCAGTCGATATCGTGATGCACGAAATGCGGCTTGCCACGAGTCGGGTACTTCTTGTAGTCGACTTACATATTCACCAATTGCGGCAGATATCGATAGTCGCAAATACTTCTTAACATTAGCTTGAATCTCTTGTAAGAACTGCTGAACATGTTCATATGTATCCTGTGTCTTAGATAATAGAATGATAATTCGATCCTCACCATCATCAATGCAATACGTCTTATAATACGTTGCTCCAA
This window of the Paenibacillus sp. FSL R10-2734 genome carries:
- a CDS encoding ABC transporter permease subunit, with translation MKIVANASDTRIRLVKKRGVVGSFVYELIKNKFLYLLALPGMIWFFIFAYLPMGGIVIAFQDFKAAKGIMGSEFVGLKNFMFFFQSNDWIRIVFNTVFLNILFIIFNMIAAVAIAIMVTEIGGKRFKKITQSVMIFPHFLSWTVVAMFVMAFVSTDGGYLNQILALFGAKPIQFLSSPEYWPVILVVLNIWHGAGFSSIVYMATIAGINPDIYESASIDGASRSQKIRFITLPLLRPTIILLLILAVGGIFNGNFGMIYAIIGRNPPLYPTTDVIDTYLFRAMMDLGDMSMSAAIGFMQSLIGFILVLTVNTIAKKAAPESAIF